In Lolium rigidum isolate FL_2022 chromosome 7, APGP_CSIRO_Lrig_0.1, whole genome shotgun sequence, the DNA window gattttatcgaggcaccgagacttgctcaaatgaaaatgcccaaattgaatgaaagttgcgtacatatctgaggatcacgcacgtaaattggcatatttttctgagctacctacggagaggcaggtcgaaattcgtgacgagcaaagaaatgctattactgcgcagcaatccaaatctagtatgaaccttactatcaacgactttacttggcacaacaaagcacaaaactaagataaggagaggttgctacagtagtaaacaacttccaagactcaaatataaaacaaaatactgtagtaaaaacatgggttgtctcccataagcgcttttctttaacgcctttcagctaggcgcagaaagtgtatatcaagtattatcaagagataaagcatcgacatcataacttgttctaataatagaatcaaaatgtaacttcattctctttctagggaagtgttccatacctttcttgagaggaaattgatatttaatattaccttccttcatatcaatggtagcaccaacgagttcgaagaaaaggtcttcccaatataatgggacaagatgcattgcattcaatatccaagacaacaaaatcaacggggacaaggttattgttaacggtaatgcaaacattatcaactctccccaaaggtttctttatagcattatcaacaagattaacatccaaataacaatttttcaatggtggcaagtcaagcatatcataaattttcttaggcataacggaaatacttgcaccaagatcacataaagcattacaatcaaagtcattgaccttcatcttaatgatgggctcccaaccatcctctagctttctaggaatagaagttcaagttttagtttctcttctctagcttttatgagagcatttgtaatatgttttgtgaaagccaaatttatagcactagcattaggactcttagcaagtttttgtaagaactttataacttcagagatgtgacaatcatcaaaatccaaaccattataatctacagcaatgggatcatcatccccaatgttggaaaaaatttcagcagttttatcacaggcagtttcagcagttttagcagtttcaggcaattttgcacgctttgcactaggattagaaacattgccaacaccaattattttaccattgatagtaagaggtgcagcaacatgtgaatcattaacattactagtggtggtaatagtccaaactttagctactttagctagtttttcattttcttctctttcccacctagcatgcaattcggccatcaattttatattctcattaattctaacttggatggcatttgctgtagtaacaattttattttcaatatcctcaggtttagcagccattttattaattaaagaagattgtgacacagacatgtatgagattcggttttcagcatttgcaagtttagtttgcaacccagaaatctccatattcagattttcaagttgatttcctatattcttcaacaaggtagattgttcattcatagttttagtaaacaatttgttttgctcatattgtgattgcataaagctcttggtggatctttcaatttctaacatcttttcctcattaggtgaaacatatctaccataagagttaccattagcaggatatggcctagaattattgtaattgttatttttaatgaaattcacatcaacatgttctttttgagcaaccaatgaagctaacggaacattattaggatcaacattagtcctatcattcacaagcatagacataatagcatcaatcttatcactcaaggaagaggtttcttcgacgaatttaccttcttaccttgtggagctctttccgtgtgtcattcagagtaattaatcatcatattatcaaggagctttgttgcttcaccaagagtgatggacataaaggtacctccagcagctgaatccaataggttccgcgaagaaaagttcgatcctgcataaaaggtttggatgatcatccaagtagtcagtccatgggttgggcaatttttaaccaaagatttcattctttcccaagcttgagcaacatgttcatatccaattgtttaaaattcattatgctactcctcaaagatataattttagcagggggataatatctaccaataaaagcatccttgcatttagtccatgaatcaatactattcttaggcgagagatagcaaccaatctttagctcttcctcttaatgagaaaggaaacaattttaattttataatgtcaccatctacatctttatacttttgcatttcacacaattcaacaaaattattgagatgggcagcgagcatcatcagaactaacaccagaaaattgctctcgcataacaagattcagtaaagcaggtttaatttcaaagaattctgctgtagtagcaggtggagcaataggtgtgcataagaaatcattattatttgtggttgtgaagtcatacaacttagtattttcaggagtggccattttagcagtagtaaataaagcaaactagataaagtaaatgcaagtaactaattttttttgtgtttttcgatatagagtgcaagacagtaaataaagtaaagctagcaactaatttttttgtgttttgatataatgcagcaaacaaagtagtaaataaaataaagcaagataaaaacaaagtaaagagattggattgtggagactccccttgcagcgtgtcttgatctccccggcaacggcgccagaaaacagttgctggcgcaaagttgacgtgggagttagagatctctgtggtgtaacttttcttcaggtccccgacaacggcgccagaaaacagtcttgatgtgcgtagatgacacgtccgttgggaaccccaagaggaaggtgtgatgcgcacagcagcaagttttccctcagtaagaaaccaaggttatcgaaccagtaggagtcaagaagcacgtcgaaggttgatggcggcgggatgtagtgcggcgcaacaccagggattccggcgccaacgtggaacctgcacaacacaaccaaagtactttgccccaacgaaacagtgaggttgtcaatctcaccggcttgctgtaacaaaggattagatgtatagtgtggatgacgattgtttgcagaaaacgatgagaacaagtattgcgatagattgtatttcggtgtaaaggaataggaccggggtccacagttcactagaggtgtctctcccataagataaatagcatgttgggtgaacaaattacagtcgggcaattgacaaatagagagggcataacaatgcacatacatgatatgatgagtattgtgagatttaattgggcattacgacaaagtacatagaccgctatccaagcatgcatctatgcctaaaaagtccaccttcgaggttatcatccgaaccccttccagatattaagttgcaaaacaacggacaattgcattaagtatggtgcgtaatgtaatcaataactacatcctcggacatagcatcaatgttttatccctagtggcaacaagacatccacaaccttagaactttccgtcactcgtcccagcatttaatggaggcatgaacccactatcgagcataaatactccctcttggagttaagagcaaaaacttggccagagcctctactaataacggagagcatgcaagatcataaacaacacataggtaatagattgataatcaacataacatagtattctctatccatcggatcccgacacacaccatatagaattacagatagatgatcttgatcatgttaggcagctcacaagatccgacaatgaagcacatgaggagaagacaaccatctagctactgctatggacccatagtccaggggtgaactactcactcatcactccggaggcgaccatggcggtgaagagtcctccgggagatgattcccctctccggcagggtgccggaggagatctccgtaatcccccgagatgggattggcggcggcggcgtctcgcaaggttttccgtatcgtggctctcggtactgggggtttcgcgacgaaggctttaagtaggcggaagggcaacgcgggggccacacgagggccccacacgccagggccgcgcggccagggtccaggccgcgccgccctgttgtgtcggcgcctcgtggccccacttcctttccccttcggtcttctggaagcttcgtgcaaaaataggaccctgggcgttgatttcgtccaattccgagaatatttcctttgtaggatttcgaaaccaaaaacagcagtaaaacaacaaccggctcttcggcatctcgttaataggttagtgccggaaaatgcataaatacgacatataatgtgtataaaacatgtagatatcatcaataatgtggcatggaacataagaaattatcgatacatcggagacgtatcaaggacgaGGAGTAAGCTAGGGTATCAAGCACTTCATGCGCCTTTTAGTTAtagttattttttcttttttctttattcACTATGTAAATATGTTTCTGTTGAATGCAAATAAAAAATTTATGTCCTACTGATAAAGGCATCCGGCGTAGAACGGACACGTGATCGAATTCGATCAATTTAGACCGACGCAAAAGAGACCGGCCACTTTTGGCGTTTTTTAGTCGCCTGGCCGGAGATGGGCATCTCCAGACTGCGTccctcaaagcgtcccccaaaccgcgccggattgagcgtttgggggacatgttttgttcgtgccgcctttggggacgtcgctccccagcccgcgtccccaaacgccgccccaaacatttaaaatacttctttttaacacgtaaccatttatcaaatatagcatatgaataaaaatgtttgcgaggattgttttcaaattaaattacaacaaacaataaaacaagtaaacaaatataataaataggggtagatgctacatcaaggtgccacggtatttcctttgatcctccacaaatgctcaacaagaacagcttgaagttgctcatgcacattgctgtcacggatctctgcgtgcatggcgagaaaatcatcaaactctgcaggcaactcatgatcaacctcgcgtagcaaagtgagaattcttcagacctaatggattcgagattgttttgacaaaagtggcccattttggatatataccatcggctagataatagcctttggtatattcgtggccattgatctcatagttgcatggtggagcatgcccttccactagtccgcCGAACACCGGAGACTcgccgcaacacgttgatgtcattgtgtgatcccgccatgccaaagaaagaatgccaaatccacaggtcataatctgccacgccttcaagcaccacaccgcaatatccatgacggcctttgtatatatcttgccaagcaaacgggcagttcttccatgcccaagtgcatgcaatcgatgcttccaagcattccagaaatcctccggcagcatttgtgccatgatccttgcagtctcttcctcagttggccctctcaaatagtatttgccaaactttcccaccacaactcggcaaaacttgtacatgcactcaatggcagtagactcactcatgcgaaggtagtcgtcctgtgtatcggcaggtgctccgtatgcaagcatcctcatggcggcggtgcacttctgaatcgacgagaacccaagaacgcctacagcgtcgagcttgagcttgaagtaggggtcgaactctcgaacgccgtggaggatattcatgaacaaccccttgctcatcctgtaccggcaccgaaaattgtcggcatgtgttgcctcgtcggcgaattagtcgttgtgcagcatggcatgcccctccatcctctcgccgggcttcgacttccttcttcccggccttgatcctccgcggcgcggcctcttcctcttctccgcctccgtcAGCTGTCGAGGACGCGATGACGCAATGCTCCCGGCagggacgcgatgatcgagcaaatgctcccgcagtcctcgtcgaaggcttgctcgtcctccaagcagcagggcaaccatctcatcgtcgccgtccatggctaaagcaaaatcaatggttaaaattgcgccgaggcagacgacgcaacaaacagcggccaatcgcgcctaccagcaagtcgtcgagcaccttcgtgcgcggaggtggggcggatttgaccggCGCGTTCGGgacgcgccggcgacgcggcggcggcggcacgaccggcaggAGCCCCagcccgcgacaacggtgccgactctcgcCAGAGatcgacgcccaaacggccgggaaatccagcggcggcggtggggtgggaggcgggggaaggaaggagcgacgagaaaagagacgcgaaccaacggtttatgcaaatagtcgccgacatgtgggagcacgcctcgcttttcattgtgtccggcgtccccggtgcgtctcctgtgggacggggacaggCTCGGGCCGCCGGACGCCGTAtcgggcgccggacaaaaatgagtTTTGGGGACGTAGCTgaaacgcattttttgtccggcgcgccccaaatcgctttggggaagctttggaggacggacgcggctgaagatggtCTAAGCTGCCCGGTtcatcaaagaaaaaaaagacgCTTGCCCTGTGTGTCGCTTTCGCGTCTCCTCGTCTCCATCTGGCGTCTCTGTTCGGCTGCACGCaccgtcgccgccggccgccggccaccGCAGCCCCCATCCGGCGCTTTAACAGGCCGTGTGATGGGAAACATGACCCGGTCGGACTCCCCCGTCTCCCGCCGTGtcgtcctctccttcctcgacttcctcaactccggtcagTACCTACCACCCTTCCCCCCTCCTACCAGACCCAATTCCTCATCCTCCCCCGCGGTTCCACGCCGCTGGTGGAGATAGTGTCCTTGATGCGCTTAATCTTGAACGatggttgcttgcttgcttgcttcgtGAGCGGGTTGGAGGGGATCGGATCGTTCCTTTCCTATGCAAAATAGGGTTCAGTTCGCCAGCCATTTAGGTTCGTTCAACTGAAATTGTGCTCTGTAACCTCTGTTTGATGATTTATCGCTGATACTGATGCATTTGGGCATTTGGAGGTGCCAGCTTTTAGGTTTCTTTAGGAGGCAGAGTGAGTCTTTGCCGAGGGGGCAACGGGCGattcatgtgtgtgtgtgtgtggcttgcTCTTTTCCGGCTTCTGGTTGCACCTTACACGCGATTACGGTCCTCGTGACAGATTATTCGCCACTCTTCCAGGCTGACGGCGTGGTTATGCCATGTTGCTATGTGCTTTTGGTTGGTGGAAAAAGGATATGGATCTTAAATGGTGGCTATGGGGTAACAAGTACGAGCGAGAAAATTGGCCGCAACCCGCTGACTGGCAGCGAGCTTTTAATTGTCAATGGTCGCAGTAAGCTTCATAGTATGCTTGCCAAACTGCCTAAACCAGACTTGTAAAGCCCTAATGGAGGCACAGCCTTATGCTTCTACTTTTTTTTGTAAAGCTCTAATGAGTGTGTAGAAAAAACGCCTGTAAATCTAATGCCGTTCTTCACATCCAAGACTTGCCAACATAAAACTTAGGGTTTGTCTATGtctgattttcttaagtctcaatcacctcagaaaagtgcaactgcagttcaaatAAAAGTGCAGTTCGGTTCAGTTGCACCACTTTTTtgttagaaaagtgcaactgaagCACATTTTTGTGTgtggacttaagaaaatctcagttgacacaTAGCAAATCTGTAAAACTTATACTAAGTTTATGAAATTCATTTGGTATAGGGGATTGGCGTTAACACGAATTTAAATAACTGATGCCCGATTTAAAGGACACATGGTGAATGCATCGTGTACAAcaatatgtttcctttttcttcgttGGAAAGGTGATATCAAAATATGAAAATCATCACCATAATCAAATTGTTTTCCATGCCCTTTTCTGTTTGTAGATGAAAATACCCGATTCATAAAAAATGCATGCATTTTTAGTAGTAAGTTATGTTTGCTACAACTGTAATTAGAATATGCACAAATAACTTGCACCTGAAGAAACATAGGAGTCGCAGCCGTGGCACATTATTGCTCTGGGTTTTCTCTTTATGTTTATTTAGTGTCAGACATTGGAACATATATGGCATGCAGTCGAGTTAGCTCCTGGGGCTGATCCTGAAGCTCTTGAAGTTGCCAAGGATTGCCTGGAGTCCATATTTAGTGTCAACTCATCGTCAACTCGCGAGGGCGTGCAGCCAGGACTGTTACTTGAACTCTTTACTTCTCTGCAAGCTCATGAACAAGATAGGTCAAGACCAGATCCAGTGTCACAGCCAGTGCCAAACAGACCAGCATGCAGTGCAAGTCCTTCCAGTATGCAAGAAGACTCAAATAAATGTACAACATCAAATGTATGCCTCTTCTCGTTTCACACATGATTTCTACCATCAGCATCCATCTTTTCCATACTGATACCATATAAATGTATGTTTGTACTTTTTAAATAGACATGCCATTGCAGATTATTAGTTATGTCTTATTTGATCAGTTTTACCTATTTTTCTTCCCTAAATGCTCTTCATAAGATGTGAGCTTCTGATATAATTTCTGCATCTCGTTGTCAGAGTGAAGACCAAGCTGAAGACACCTTTGACCTAGGTATTTCTTATGGCTATGACTTAAATCTTCATGATGAGCTGTCACTTCTTGCCAGTTGATTCTTTTAATAGGGTCTTGGTACCGTTATCACCTAATCAGGGATGTAAAAGGAACCAGTTGCTGAAATTACTTCTTTCTCATGGAATTTGATATCTTTTTGTTCAGATCATTTAGGAGATGAGCTGTTTGTGAAATTCTATGCCGCGCTTGATGAAATTAATTTCTTCAAGACATCATCCGCTGGTACTGAGGATCCTGGTCAACTTTCAAAAGCATCACAATTCTTCGATGATGCATTACTGGTATGATGTACTGTTTCTTTTTTGCTTCTGTAGCATTTTCAGGCTTAATGAAGTGAAGACTTATGTTGTCTCCACTACCAAGAGAAAGATATTAAGATTTGTCCAGTTCATTACTTATTTATTTTTTATTGATGGAGTAAGATTTATGTCTGTCTAGGAGGTGCGCAACTCGGGAAGAAAAACAGCAAGCTTAGTAGACCTGGCGGAGTTCTTTAAATCGAAAGGTACTAAATCAGAATCCTTAGTTGTTTCTTATGTCCAACTTTTAGCGTTGCAAACTTTTCGTTGGTTTGTTAGTTTGTGCAACAAATTTACAGCATATAGTATGACTTAGAAATCtcaattttctttttttgttgttaCAAGGGCTTTGCAGCTCAGGCCTTGTATGTGCATTTTGTTATGGATGCGGATGTGCAGAGTTTTAGTTGCTAACTTCATATTCATCAGGAAACGACTTCATGAGGTCAAAACAACACCTAAAAGCTGTAGAGCTGTACACGGGTGCCATTGCATTGAGCAAGAAAAATGCCATTTACTATTGTAACAGGTATGTACAAGTTACTGAAACACACAACACTTAAATGGTGAAATCTTGTCACAAGTTGAACTTCAGTGAGTAATTCAGAGATGTTGACAGAGTGTGGAACTGAAAAAATGGGTCATTTTCCTCTGTTTCATTGGTAATGTATCATCAAAGCTTGAAATGGCTTAATTAGTCAATCCACTAATATTGATACATAAGCATCCACTCTTGAACTAGTTTAAAACTAGAAATACATATTGCTCTGTTGCCCCATGTTCCTCTTAGTCTTATTCATACTGCTTATATATCCCGTGATGTCATGAAGAGTCTCATGATATGTTATTATTCGTTTATACTAAGGGTTCTGAGAACCACTTCAAACCAGTGGCACATAGTTACAAACCATACTTGTCTTGGGCTGTTTCACTGGAAACTCCTAAAACTCAGATACTCCCTCNNNNNNNNNNNNNNNNNNNNNNNNNNNNNNNNNNNNNNNNNNNNNNNNNNNNNNNNNNNNNNNNNNNNNNNNNNNNNNNNNNNNNNNNNNNNNNNNNNNNgtaacagttttatagcaatagcgatagtaaaataacgacggagagtaacaaagacagcagtagtgattttagtaaacggcaggattaaaataccgtaggcacggggacggataacgggcgttgcatggatgagagaaactcatgtaacaatcatagcggggcatttgcgagataataataaaacggtatccaagtactaatcaatcaataggcatgtgttccaattatagtcgtacgtgctcgcaatgagaaacttgcacaacatcttttgtcctaccggccggtggcagccgggcctcaagggaaactatctggatattaaggtactccttttaatagagtaccggagcaaagcattaacactccgtgaacacatgtgatcctcacatcgctaccattccctccggttgtcccgatttcgtcacttcggggccattggttccggacgacgacatgtgtatacaacttgcgggtaagatcataaacaacgaatatcttcatgaatcaataacatgttcagatctgagatcatggcactcgggccctagtgacaagcattaagcataacaagttgcaacaatatcataaaagtaccatctacggacactaggcactatgccctaacaatcttatgctattacatgaccaatctcatccaatccctaccatccccttcggcctacgagcgggggaattactcacacatggatgggggaaacattgctggttgatggagaggcgttggcggtgatggcggcgatgatctcctccaattccccgtcccggcggagtgccagaacggagacttctggctcccgcgacggagtttcgcgatgtggcggcgttcggagggtttacggcgacttcgacttccctcgtgcgtttttaggtcgaggcgaataagtagtccgaaggggcgtcggaggccagccgaggggccacaccacatggccgcgcgggccccccgggccgcgccgccatatggtgtggggccctcgggcctccacttcaattgtccttccggctccgtcggtattcgggaaaatagcccctttcgtcaaaatcccgaggtttttcccgaaagttggatttacgcacgaaaacgagacaccagaacagttctgctgaaaacagcgttagtcggtgttagttgcatccaaaatacacaaattagaggcaaaacaatagcaaaagtgttcgggaaagtagatacgttttggacgtatcagcgacaTGCTTCAAAGAGCTCGTCAATTGAactccgcgcttcatcatatgcTTCCGTCCTCTTGAGGGTTGAATCGTTGGTCCATTCAAAGCCAAGACTCGCTGCGAAAATGATGATCAGTTCTTCCGCGGACATAGCAAGATATGAGGAAGTCGGAACCAAAACAGGAAAGGTTCTTACGGAAGATCATTTTGTCgatagcctccgcctccgcctcttgaCTTTTATTTTTAGCCGCTAAGGTTGACACCCTTTGCTGGCTCTTCTTGAGTTTGTCCGCAAGTTCCGCCATCTCGCGGGCGTGCTTCACCGAGAGCCCCTTCTTCTCCAAAGTCTCCTTCTCGGAGGATTCCTTCAGGAAGTTCTTGAGGGGATTCGTTCTCCGCCTCGAGCACTTGGACCTTGGCGGACAGGGCATCGATGGAAGGTGTAGCGGCCCAGGAAAAAAAATCCCCATAAtagatttgcttgttctttttattttatgcatcatcatggcatatgcatcatattaaCCATGTTTTATTCAACAaagtaaatttatttttataaaatAACCCTATCTCAATATTTCCCCTCTTATATGGTTGTATAAAAAATCCCCTCCTTTATCTTTTGGTTCCCGATCTCTCCATGTTCTTTCTCTCTTCCTTTTAATTTTTGCTATTTGGCAATTCCAGAAAAATATCTAAAAGGTCTGGGTAACTCAATATAGTTTGTTTGTGCCTCTGGCCTGTTTCCCCTCTCTCCCGTTCAAGACATTTCAGCCCAGCTCCCTTCTCCACCGATCAAGCCCACATGTGCCTTGTGGTGCCTTTCTTCCTCAGCTGTACGGCAGCACATCCGTAGTAGCCACGTCTACCTGCAGCTCGATGGGATGGCTCCCATGCGGCGCCCCTCTTCTTTATAAGCCACGCCCAGAGAATCTCCAACCCTAGCTCGCCTAGTCCCTCTCCGCCGCCACTCCTCTCTTTCTCTCGTCCTCGAAGCCACGCTAATACCAGGCTACCAGCAAGGTCCGCTTCATCTCCGGCCGGCTCGTCTTCGACAACCGCTCGACCCTCCTTCCGGCCCCGAGCTCCTCGTCTCCATCTGTGGCCGCCGTTCGCCTCCCTCGCTGCTCCTCTGGCCGCTCGTGTCGGCCATGCAAGGCTCCGCCTTGTGCTGCTCCATACGTCGCCATCAACAAGAACGTCGGCCCGCGCCGAGCGCCATCTCAAGGGCCACGTCCTCCTCTGCGTACAAGCGCGCACCGTCGGGCGTC includes these proteins:
- the LOC124678380 gene encoding uncharacterized protein LOC124678380 codes for the protein MGNMTRSDSPVSRRVVLSFLDFLNSVELAPGADPEALEVAKDCLESIFSVNSSSTREGVQPGLLLELFTSLQAHEQDRSRPDPVSQPVPNRPACSASPSSMQEDSNKCTTSNSEDQAEDTFDLDHLGDELFVKFYAALDEINFFKTSSAGTEDPGQLSKASQFFDDALLEVRNSGRKTASLVDLAEFFKSKGNDFMRSKQHLKAVELYTGAIALSKKNAIYYCNRYVQVTETHNT